One genomic segment of Natrononativus amylolyticus includes these proteins:
- a CDS encoding OB-fold domain-containing protein — translation MSDREMTAYRYGDGSIGYPGHPLGPDGQEPVDTVDLSEYTATVVTWTTSTATPPGVREPNHIAIVEFDVDGEPVRAIGQLTTDEIESGDEVRPIYAEELREPGAGIKIAESQAWDGFRFEPV, via the coding sequence ATGAGCGACCGCGAGATGACCGCCTACCGGTACGGGGACGGCTCGATCGGCTACCCGGGCCATCCCCTCGGCCCGGACGGCCAGGAGCCCGTCGACACCGTCGACCTGAGCGAGTACACGGCGACGGTCGTCACCTGGACGACGAGCACGGCGACGCCGCCGGGGGTCAGGGAGCCGAACCACATCGCGATCGTGGAGTTCGACGTAGACGGCGAACCGGTGCGGGCGATCGGACAGCTCACGACCGACGAGATCGAATCCGGAGACGAGGTTCGCCCGATCTACGCCGAGGAGCTCAGAGAACCGGGCGCGGGGATCAAGATCGCCGAGAGCCAGGCGTGGGACGGGTTCCGCTTCGAGCCGGTCTGA
- a CDS encoding GTP cyclohydrolase III: protein MTNTQVTLVQIDNYGPWTVTPEPRREADLQTLQSRLYADLSQFIGNRDGYVFFTRFDNMIAVTNGLGVDDHALLQESIANRYPVTLSLGVAADPSPARALADATEHVQAAGSAQDKGRTEILDGRIIREDDRTDDDVQIAHFDVIDATGNYTDQLNAYDSFIEIEQGYAALMRYMRTAHDSLSFFVGGDNIIATCPALERRDYEDAIEHVESDADVSLRVGVGRARNAQAAGMDAKHALEVGRAKETRVELEW from the coding sequence GTGACGAACACGCAGGTTACGCTCGTTCAAATCGACAACTACGGCCCGTGGACCGTAACGCCGGAGCCTCGCCGCGAAGCCGACCTCCAGACGCTCCAGTCGCGGCTGTACGCCGACCTCTCTCAGTTCATCGGCAACCGCGACGGCTACGTCTTCTTCACCCGCTTCGACAACATGATCGCCGTGACGAACGGCCTGGGCGTCGACGACCACGCGCTCTTACAGGAGTCGATCGCCAATCGGTATCCCGTGACGCTCAGCCTCGGCGTGGCGGCCGACCCCAGCCCCGCTCGAGCGCTCGCCGACGCCACCGAACACGTCCAGGCGGCCGGCAGCGCCCAGGACAAGGGCCGCACGGAGATCCTCGACGGCCGTATCATCCGCGAGGACGACCGAACCGACGACGACGTCCAGATCGCCCACTTCGACGTGATCGACGCGACCGGCAACTACACGGATCAGCTCAACGCCTACGACAGTTTCATCGAGATCGAGCAGGGGTACGCCGCGCTCATGCGCTACATGCGGACGGCCCACGACAGCCTCTCGTTCTTCGTCGGCGGCGACAACATCATCGCGACCTGTCCGGCCCTCGAAAGGCGCGACTACGAGGACGCGATCGAACACGTCGAGAGCGACGCCGACGTCTCGCTGCGGGTCGGCGTCGGCCGTGCCAGAAACGCACAGGCCGCCGGCATGGACGCGAAACACGCCCTCGAGGTCGGCCGCGCGAAGGAGACGCGCGTCGAACTCGAGTGGTGA
- a CDS encoding MFS transporter → MYRFESVRGFDRGVWVVASARFVNVLGSGLVYPFATLYFYREMGIAFTLVGIGLFANSVGLALGTLVGGFLADRYGRRPVMVSSMALAAPALAAYALVTTAGQFVVVASSAGLVMGLFTPASQAMIADLTDDDARDRAYALLKVASNAGFGVGFVLGGFIYAVSQAGVFVANGATSGLVAAILLFALPKSPAADGFEETVDRAFERPSIRDNLRQWQRSVTNPTILALALLNVGFAIAYSQMNSTIPVHAEATFDLTSEQLGTLFVLNPLVIVTLQLPIVARITNWRRTRGLVLSAGFWTASFVAVALSYGAPWALGVGLIGAFLVLRTLGEILHAPLITALASDVGPVDSRGAQLSVLEIAKRLGFGIGPVIGGVFFDYGIDALLWPALIVSCLCLGAGVLALERRVTPAQNGRAVAPGD, encoded by the coding sequence GTGTATCGGTTCGAAAGCGTCCGGGGGTTCGATCGGGGCGTCTGGGTGGTCGCTAGCGCACGGTTCGTCAACGTCCTCGGCTCCGGACTCGTCTACCCCTTCGCCACCCTCTACTTCTACCGCGAGATGGGGATCGCGTTCACCCTCGTCGGAATCGGCCTGTTCGCCAACAGCGTCGGCCTCGCGCTCGGCACCCTCGTCGGCGGCTTCCTCGCGGACCGGTACGGACGGCGACCGGTGATGGTCTCGAGCATGGCGCTTGCGGCGCCCGCGCTCGCCGCCTACGCGCTCGTCACCACGGCCGGGCAGTTCGTCGTCGTCGCCTCGAGCGCGGGGCTCGTGATGGGGCTGTTCACCCCGGCGAGTCAGGCGATGATCGCGGACCTCACGGACGACGACGCGCGGGACCGGGCCTACGCCCTTCTCAAGGTCGCGAGCAACGCGGGCTTCGGCGTCGGCTTCGTTCTCGGGGGTTTCATCTACGCCGTCAGCCAGGCGGGCGTCTTCGTCGCCAACGGGGCGACGAGCGGCCTCGTAGCCGCGATTCTACTGTTCGCGCTGCCGAAATCACCCGCAGCGGACGGATTCGAGGAAACCGTCGACCGGGCGTTCGAACGGCCCTCGATCCGCGACAACCTCCGGCAGTGGCAGCGGTCGGTCACCAACCCGACGATCCTCGCACTGGCGCTGTTGAACGTCGGCTTCGCGATCGCCTACTCCCAGATGAACTCGACGATCCCCGTCCACGCGGAGGCGACGTTCGACCTCACGAGCGAACAGTTGGGAACGCTGTTCGTGCTCAACCCGCTCGTGATCGTCACCCTCCAGCTGCCGATCGTCGCCCGGATCACGAACTGGCGGCGCACCCGCGGACTGGTGCTCTCGGCGGGGTTCTGGACCGCGAGCTTCGTCGCCGTCGCCCTTTCCTACGGCGCGCCGTGGGCGCTGGGCGTCGGCCTCATCGGGGCGTTTCTCGTCCTGCGAACGCTCGGCGAGATCCTCCACGCGCCGCTGATCACCGCGCTGGCGAGCGACGTCGGTCCCGTCGACTCCCGCGGCGCACAGCTGTCGGTGCTCGAGATCGCCAAGCGACTCGGCTTCGGCATCGGTCCCGTGATCGGCGGCGTCTTCTTCGACTACGGGATCGACGCGCTGCTGTGGCCGGCGCTGATCGTCAGCTGCCTCTGCCTGGGCGCGGGCGTACTGGCACTCGAGCGGCGAGTCACCCCGGCCCAGAACGGACGGGCCGTCGCGCCGGGAGACTGA
- a CDS encoding HalOD1 output domain-containing protein codes for MLLSVDRSDAKRHQSLSYEIVDAVAEREGVDATEIEPPEYEALYDVLNPEALEALFAPREDGTPRNPGRVEFTFCGYDMVVTSDGDVTVIETE; via the coding sequence ATGCTACTCTCAGTGGACCGTTCGGATGCGAAACGACACCAGTCGCTCAGCTACGAAATCGTCGACGCTGTCGCCGAACGAGAGGGTGTAGACGCGACGGAGATCGAACCACCCGAGTACGAAGCATTGTACGACGTCCTCAATCCCGAGGCGCTCGAGGCGCTGTTCGCCCCCCGCGAGGACGGCACCCCGCGCAACCCGGGTCGCGTCGAGTTCACCTTCTGTGGCTACGACATGGTCGTGACGAGCGACGGCGACGTCACCGTCATCGAAACCGAGTAA
- a CDS encoding uracil-DNA glycosylase produces MDANQQTRANPFGMDENCRNCPALCETRSQVVHGYGDVGADFLFVGEAPSAGADRVGVPFAGDDRAAAFQRILQRLGLCDATSDLERPELVNVYLTNLTRCRDPDRAPTDQEVDSCEPFLNAEIRMINPEIIVPIGERALTEIGEEYTTTPAADLSLPDCHARAIRGRGFELVPMIDPLEQTDEQTQAWVEGFAALMASDYRQTKGRRKR; encoded by the coding sequence GTGGACGCGAACCAGCAGACCCGCGCGAACCCGTTCGGCATGGACGAGAACTGTCGGAACTGCCCGGCCCTCTGTGAGACTCGATCGCAGGTCGTCCACGGCTACGGCGACGTCGGCGCGGACTTCCTGTTCGTAGGGGAGGCGCCGAGCGCGGGCGCCGATCGGGTCGGCGTCCCGTTCGCCGGCGACGACCGCGCGGCGGCGTTCCAGCGCATCCTCCAGCGCCTCGGCCTCTGTGACGCGACCTCGGATCTCGAGCGGCCGGAGCTCGTCAACGTCTACCTCACGAACCTCACTCGGTGTCGCGACCCCGACCGAGCGCCGACCGACCAGGAGGTCGACAGCTGCGAGCCGTTTCTCAACGCCGAGATTCGGATGATCAACCCCGAGATCATCGTTCCGATCGGCGAGCGCGCGCTGACCGAGATCGGCGAAGAGTACACGACGACTCCCGCAGCGGACCTCTCGCTTCCCGACTGCCACGCGAGGGCGATCCGCGGTCGCGGCTTCGAACTCGTCCCGATGATCGACCCGCTCGAGCAGACGGACGAGCAGACCCAGGCGTGGGTCGAGGGGTTCGCGGCGCTGATGGCGTCGGATTACCGTCAGACGAAGGGGCGACGGAAGCGGTAG
- a CDS encoding DUF7547 family protein: MSRSDDDLADAVRELSRTLEALRGELEARASRRERRPRLPLRPPTPRELLRFADDVAIPTLIAILEANVRALEAFQRSLRLARTADDARERADDASEATRARAEELRQTTLTQLDGALSALQRAVSDGALPENDRARELLEDARRLRDDVDERLADSSASEEESARTIELEEPDDEPETSVDVDAELETLKDQYGTDEPDDGAENDDSDDSSDGSEDGDDSSGDAER; this comes from the coding sequence ATGAGCCGTTCAGACGACGACCTCGCCGACGCCGTCCGGGAACTCTCCCGAACGCTCGAGGCCCTCCGGGGGGAGCTCGAAGCGCGGGCCAGCCGGCGAGAGCGCCGCCCCCGACTCCCGCTGCGGCCGCCGACGCCGCGGGAACTGCTCCGGTTCGCCGACGACGTCGCGATCCCGACGCTCATCGCGATCCTCGAGGCGAACGTCCGGGCCCTCGAGGCGTTCCAGCGTAGCCTCCGGCTGGCGCGCACGGCCGACGACGCTCGCGAGCGTGCGGACGACGCCTCGGAGGCCACGCGCGCACGCGCAGAAGAACTCCGGCAGACGACGCTGACGCAGCTCGACGGCGCCCTGAGTGCGCTCCAGCGGGCGGTCTCGGACGGGGCGCTACCCGAAAACGATCGCGCGCGCGAACTCCTCGAGGACGCGCGTCGGCTCCGGGACGACGTCGACGAGCGACTCGCCGACTCGAGCGCGAGCGAGGAGGAATCGGCCAGGACGATCGAACTCGAAGAACCCGACGACGAACCGGAAACGAGCGTCGACGTCGACGCCGAACTCGAGACGCTGAAGGATCAGTACGGAACCGACGAACCGGACGACGGGGCCGAAAACGACGATTCGGACGACTCGAGTGACGGATCCGAAGACGGCGACGACTCGAGCGGCGACGCCGAACGATAG
- a CDS encoding DUF5785 family protein → MDWPHDPDGDEGSEGMRKFDMAVIAKKVDEDEDFPLSREEFVAAHGDDPIRINHQKVVPMREIFDYVEEAEFETIVDMHKAVGRAMREGGFWDYHPVGANPEQKSA, encoded by the coding sequence ATGGACTGGCCACACGACCCCGACGGCGACGAGGGGAGCGAAGGGATGCGGAAGTTCGACATGGCGGTTATCGCGAAGAAGGTCGACGAGGACGAGGACTTCCCGCTCTCCCGCGAGGAGTTCGTCGCGGCCCACGGCGACGACCCGATCCGGATCAACCACCAGAAGGTCGTCCCGATGCGCGAGATCTTCGACTACGTCGAGGAGGCCGAGTTCGAGACCATCGTCGATATGCACAAGGCCGTCGGCCGCGCGATGCGCGAGGGCGGATTCTGGGACTACCATCCGGTCGGTGCGAACCCCGAGCAGAAGTCGGCCTGA
- a CDS encoding phosphoglycerate kinase: MIDTLDDLDVEGTTVGVRVDINSPIDGGSLADDARLRAHVETLSELLERGGRVAVLAHQGRPGGDDFVTLERHADRLATLLERPVGYVDATFGEAAREAVAALEDGECVVLENTRFYSEEYMEFEPERAARTHLVTGLAPVLDAYVNDAFATAHRSQPSLVGFPAALPGYAGRVMEAELEILGAIEGTPEPRVYVLGGAKVPDSIDVAWSVLEKGLADHVLTAGVVGNVFLIADGVDLGDASSDFVYEEGYWDEIDRAADLLDAHGERIALPHDVAVERDGERHEIGVNALPPREGEAAMDIGTSTLAYYRRLLDDAETVILNGPAGVYEDDLFERGTRELYGAATDVETSIVGGGDTASALRRLGVEGFSHVSTGGGAALRMLTAEPLPAVTALENGPTLEPRAHD; encoded by the coding sequence ATGATCGACACCCTCGACGATCTCGACGTCGAAGGGACGACCGTCGGCGTTCGGGTTGACATCAACAGCCCGATAGACGGCGGCTCGCTCGCCGACGACGCCCGCCTCCGCGCCCACGTGGAGACACTCTCCGAACTCCTCGAGCGCGGCGGCCGCGTCGCCGTTCTCGCCCACCAGGGCCGCCCCGGTGGCGACGATTTCGTCACGCTCGAGCGCCACGCCGACCGGCTGGCGACGCTGCTCGAGCGCCCCGTCGGCTACGTCGACGCGACGTTCGGCGAGGCCGCTCGCGAGGCCGTGGCCGCCCTCGAGGACGGCGAGTGCGTCGTTCTCGAGAACACCCGCTTCTACAGCGAGGAGTACATGGAGTTCGAACCGGAGCGGGCCGCGCGGACCCACCTGGTCACCGGGCTCGCGCCCGTTCTCGACGCCTACGTCAACGACGCGTTCGCGACCGCCCACCGCTCCCAGCCGTCGCTGGTCGGCTTCCCGGCCGCGCTCCCCGGCTACGCCGGCCGCGTGATGGAAGCGGAACTCGAGATCCTGGGCGCGATCGAGGGGACTCCCGAACCCCGGGTGTACGTCCTCGGCGGGGCGAAAGTCCCCGACTCGATCGACGTCGCCTGGAGCGTCCTCGAGAAGGGGCTCGCAGATCACGTCCTCACTGCTGGGGTCGTCGGCAACGTCTTCCTGATCGCCGACGGCGTCGACCTCGGTGACGCGAGTTCGGACTTCGTCTACGAGGAGGGCTACTGGGACGAGATCGACCGCGCAGCCGACCTGCTCGACGCCCACGGCGAACGGATCGCCCTCCCCCACGACGTCGCCGTCGAACGCGACGGCGAGCGCCACGAGATCGGCGTCAACGCGCTCCCGCCGCGGGAGGGCGAGGCCGCAATGGACATCGGCACGTCGACGCTCGCGTACTACCGGCGACTCCTCGACGACGCCGAGACGGTCATCCTCAACGGTCCCGCCGGCGTCTACGAGGACGACCTGTTCGAACGCGGAACGCGGGAGCTGTACGGCGCGGCGACCGACGTCGAGACGAGCATCGTCGGCGGCGGCGACACCGCCTCCGCGCTCCGCCGACTCGGCGTCGAGGGATTCTCACACGTGAGCACCGGCGGCGGAGCGGCGCTCCGGATGCTCACCGCCGAACCGCTCCCCGCCGTAACTGCACTCGAGAATGGTCCCACCCTCGAACCCCGCGCCCACGATTGA
- a CDS encoding ribonuclease H-like domain-containing protein yields the protein MRIENSFIPVRGVGEATERRLWANGITHWDEFDGSVVGSTLADRIETFIDEGWRHLERGNLGYFAAELPASSRWRLYENAREEACFLDIETTGLDASCNDVTTVSVHRGGETKTFVNGRDLTGERLQTELDAASLLVTFNGRRFDVPFLETCYDVDATIPHVDLMYACRKLGLSGGLKRIERDLGIGRDMPDITGRDAVRLWHEYERGDEAALETLVEYNRADTANLEPLMETVTRRLHDDVFEAARAGRLDG from the coding sequence GTGCGAATCGAGAACAGTTTCATCCCCGTCCGGGGTGTCGGCGAAGCGACCGAGCGGCGGCTCTGGGCGAACGGGATCACCCACTGGGACGAGTTCGACGGCAGCGTCGTCGGCTCGACGCTGGCCGACCGGATCGAGACGTTCATCGACGAGGGGTGGCGCCACCTCGAGCGCGGAAACCTCGGCTACTTCGCCGCGGAGTTGCCCGCCTCGAGCCGGTGGCGGCTGTACGAGAACGCCCGCGAGGAGGCTTGCTTTCTGGACATCGAGACGACGGGCCTCGACGCGAGCTGTAACGACGTGACGACCGTCAGCGTCCACCGCGGCGGCGAGACGAAGACGTTCGTCAACGGCCGCGACCTCACCGGCGAGCGACTCCAGACCGAGTTGGACGCGGCGTCGCTGCTGGTGACGTTCAACGGCCGGCGCTTCGACGTGCCGTTTCTCGAGACCTGCTACGACGTCGACGCGACGATTCCCCACGTCGACCTCATGTACGCCTGTCGGAAGCTGGGGTTAAGTGGCGGGCTCAAGCGGATCGAACGCGACCTCGGAATCGGCCGCGACATGCCCGACATCACCGGCCGCGACGCGGTCCGTCTCTGGCACGAGTACGAACGGGGCGACGAGGCCGCACTCGAGACGCTCGTCGAGTACAACCGGGCCGACACGGCGAACCTCGAACCGCTGATGGAGACCGTTACCAGACGACTCCACGACGACGTCTTCGAGGCCGCCCGTGCGGGACGACTCGACGGGTAG
- a CDS encoding GNAT family N-acetyltransferase, protein MVPPSNPAPTIEPATEADIDAVVDCWVRLAVDQRAYGSHVLPEANRATMRDALLGHRFADGLLVARLDGDVVGFASFSFEHGALALDATRGVLSNLYVKPPYRDRGIGSALLSAVEDALAERGADVVALEAMATNEAARRFYRRAGYEPYRISMERSLEQPAKNDTHSREDG, encoded by the coding sequence ATGGTCCCACCCTCGAACCCCGCGCCCACGATTGAGCCCGCCACCGAGGCGGACATCGACGCCGTCGTCGACTGCTGGGTCCGACTCGCGGTCGACCAGCGGGCCTACGGCTCCCACGTCCTCCCGGAGGCGAACCGCGCGACGATGCGCGACGCGCTGCTCGGCCACCGGTTCGCCGACGGCCTGCTCGTGGCGCGTCTCGACGGCGACGTCGTGGGGTTCGCCTCGTTCTCATTCGAGCACGGCGCGCTCGCGCTGGACGCGACGCGCGGGGTGCTCTCGAACCTCTACGTGAAGCCGCCCTACCGCGACCGTGGAATCGGGTCCGCGCTGCTGTCGGCGGTCGAGGACGCGCTCGCAGAGCGGGGCGCCGACGTCGTAGCCCTCGAGGCGATGGCAACCAACGAGGCCGCGCGGCGGTTCTATCGGCGGGCGGGCTACGAGCCGTACCGCATTTCGATGGAGCGGTCGCTCGAGCAGCCGGCGAAAAACGATACACATTCAAGGGAGGACGGCTAA
- a CDS encoding acyl-CoA thioesterase, with translation MSEFTYEADIDVRLRDVDFMGHVNNAVYATYLEQAREQYFREVLGESLVDTDTVLANLTIDYVRPIQADQTVTVALTVPELGNSSLPIEYEVRADGERVATARTVQVIVDRESGESRPLSESWRERIATHRNEARRS, from the coding sequence ATGAGTGAGTTCACCTACGAAGCCGATATCGACGTCCGCCTCCGCGACGTCGATTTCATGGGACACGTCAACAACGCGGTCTACGCGACCTACCTCGAGCAGGCTCGAGAGCAGTACTTCAGGGAGGTGCTCGGGGAATCACTGGTCGACACCGACACCGTCCTGGCGAACCTCACGATCGACTACGTCAGGCCGATCCAGGCCGACCAAACCGTGACCGTCGCGCTGACCGTCCCCGAACTCGGCAACTCGAGTCTCCCGATCGAGTACGAGGTTCGAGCCGACGGCGAGCGGGTCGCGACCGCCCGAACCGTCCAGGTGATCGTCGACCGCGAGTCGGGCGAGTCGCGGCCGTTATCGGAGTCCTGGCGCGAGCGGATCGCCACACACCGGAACGAGGCCCGCAGAAGCTGA
- a CDS encoding CBS domain-containing protein, producing MEAELSVTDVLTTEYVGVSESDTVLGAVQLMRDERVGCVLVVRGSEPVGIMTEWDVLGVVAAERSPAETTVGAVMSAPVLTIEANRSVTDAADLMTKEAIRNLVVTDGDDTLGVLTQRDVIAAAGSFQAVTSSNRPAEAPLTALGVEGDRSGELVTNGGDEYSTQGVCELCGSLADSLWDSNGQLVCADCRGV from the coding sequence ATGGAAGCGGAACTGTCGGTCACGGATGTACTGACGACCGAATACGTCGGCGTCAGCGAGTCTGATACGGTCCTCGGGGCCGTCCAGCTGATGCGTGACGAGCGAGTCGGCTGTGTGCTGGTGGTACGCGGGTCTGAGCCGGTCGGCATCATGACCGAGTGGGACGTACTGGGCGTGGTTGCAGCCGAGCGGTCACCCGCGGAGACGACGGTCGGAGCGGTGATGTCCGCGCCGGTGCTCACGATCGAGGCGAACCGGTCGGTCACCGACGCGGCGGACCTGATGACGAAGGAAGCCATCCGCAATCTGGTTGTAACGGACGGAGACGACACCCTCGGTGTCCTCACCCAGCGGGACGTCATCGCCGCAGCGGGGTCGTTTCAGGCGGTGACGTCTTCGAACCGGCCCGCGGAGGCCCCGCTGACCGCACTCGGTGTGGAAGGCGACCGGAGCGGCGAGCTCGTCACGAACGGCGGCGACGAGTACTCGACGCAGGGGGTCTGCGAGCTGTGTGGCTCGCTCGCCGACTCGCTGTGGGACTCGAACGGTCAACTCGTCTGTGCCGACTGCCGGGGCGTCTGA
- a CDS encoding thiolase C-terminal domain-containing protein, translating into MERVAIIGSSMTQFGQREGWIRDLLAEAGTACLSDAGVEPGDLKHLYVSNMASGEFEGQGGIMNALAHDLGALPAYTERIDQTSSSGGAGIYAAWRSIASGASELTMLVGGEKMTHRSTAEATDVIASITHPCEYKHGVTLPSFAGMTARHYLERFDAPRESLAKVAVKNHENGVDNPHAQFRKEVDLETVLESPIVADPLRLYDFCPITDGSAALMFCPESVAQEYTDEYAVVAGVAGATDTHVVHERPDPTVMGGVVESGEAAYEMSGYGPGEIDVAELHDMFTILEFLQMEGLGFAEQGEAWKRVEAGETDRDGELPINTSGGLKSKGHPLGASGVAQGVEIYEQLVGEAGPRQVDAEVGLCCNVGGFGNCVITTIMEAAA; encoded by the coding sequence ATGGAACGCGTCGCGATCATCGGTTCGTCGATGACCCAGTTCGGCCAGCGCGAGGGCTGGATCCGCGACCTGCTCGCGGAGGCCGGCACCGCCTGCCTCTCCGATGCGGGGGTCGAACCGGGCGACCTCAAGCACCTGTACGTATCGAACATGGCCAGCGGCGAGTTCGAGGGCCAGGGCGGGATCATGAACGCCCTCGCCCACGACCTCGGGGCGCTCCCCGCCTACACCGAACGGATCGACCAGACGAGTTCGAGCGGCGGCGCGGGCATCTACGCCGCCTGGCGGTCGATCGCGAGCGGCGCAAGCGAGCTGACGATGCTCGTCGGCGGCGAGAAGATGACCCACCGCTCGACCGCGGAGGCGACCGACGTGATCGCCTCGATCACCCACCCCTGTGAGTACAAACACGGCGTCACCCTCCCCTCCTTCGCGGGGATGACCGCGCGCCACTACTTAGAGCGCTTCGACGCGCCCCGCGAGAGCCTGGCGAAGGTGGCGGTGAAGAATCACGAAAACGGCGTCGACAACCCCCACGCCCAGTTCCGCAAGGAGGTCGACCTCGAGACGGTCCTCGAGAGTCCGATCGTCGCCGACCCGCTCAGGCTGTACGACTTCTGTCCGATCACCGACGGGAGCGCGGCACTCATGTTCTGCCCGGAATCTGTCGCACAGGAGTACACCGACGAGTACGCCGTTGTCGCGGGCGTGGCGGGCGCAACCGATACCCACGTCGTCCACGAGCGCCCCGATCCGACGGTGATGGGCGGGGTCGTCGAGAGCGGCGAGGCGGCCTACGAAATGAGTGGCTACGGCCCCGGGGAGATCGACGTGGCCGAACTCCACGACATGTTCACCATCCTCGAGTTCCTCCAGATGGAGGGGCTCGGCTTCGCCGAACAGGGCGAGGCCTGGAAGCGCGTCGAGGCCGGCGAGACGGACCGCGACGGCGAGTTGCCGATCAACACCTCCGGCGGGCTGAAGTCGAAAGGCCATCCGCTGGGCGCGAGCGGCGTCGCTCAGGGCGTCGAGATCTACGAACAGCTCGTCGGCGAGGCCGGCCCGCGGCAGGTCGACGCCGAGGTCGGCCTCTGCTGTAACGTCGGCGGCTTCGGAAACTGCGTCATCACGACGATCATGGAGGCCGCAGCATGA